The genomic region TGGAACTAGGGATGTACCTGGAACCCGACAGGGCGCGGGTACGGGATCGGATCGACTACGTCTACGGCCTGTTCCCGCGCCTCGCCCGGCGCTCCCGCCAAGAGGCCGGAACGATGTCGGGCGGGGAGCAACGCATGCTCGAGATCGGCCGCTCCCTGATGCACGAGCCCCGCATCGTCCTGATGGACGAACCCTCGGCGGGCCTGGCGCCCATCGTCACCCGCCAGGTGTTCGAGGCCATCCGGCAGCTGAACCGCGAGATCGGCCTTACGGTGCTGATGATCGAGCAGAACGCCCGCCAGGGACTAGAGGCCAGCCACCGCGGCTACGTACTCGAGATGGGCCGCAACAGCCACCAGGGACCAGCGGGGGAACTGCTGGCCGACCCCGAGGTACGGAGGGCCTTCCTGGGCGTGCGTTGAAACCGTTGCCGGAGCGGATCCCTCCGGCTGCGTCGATCCGCGAAAATCGTGTAGCCTAGATTGCCTTATTTATGCTATAATAATAGAATCAATCAGTGAAGAGTTTCTGCCTAGCTACCTGAAAGGACACGATGGGTCTCATCCGCACCACCGCTGCAATCCGGAATCCGGCCGAACCGGATCGAGTGTGGGAGGGGAC from bacterium harbors:
- a CDS encoding ABC transporter ATP-binding protein, coding for MVATATERPLLEVRDVSAGYYAGHDVIHNIDLEVAEGEIVCVIGPNGAGKSTVFRAIYGLAEVRSGRVLCDGVDITNIAPQDALRTARMAMVPQLRSVFPQMTVHENLELGMYLEPDRARVRDRIDYVYGLFPRLARRSRQEAGTMSGGEQRMLEIGRSLMHEPRIVLMDEPSAGLAPIVTRQVFEAIRQLNREIGLTVLMIEQNARQGLEASHRGYVLEMGRNSHQGPAGELLADPEVRRAFLGVR